A window of the Cicer arietinum cultivar CDC Frontier isolate Library 1 chromosome 6, Cicar.CDCFrontier_v2.0, whole genome shotgun sequence genome harbors these coding sequences:
- the LOC113786998 gene encoding uncharacterized protein — MTPPSTAEPWEKVMEAIQMQATATHNLVQQMAMQRDNTANANRVFYDFLKLQPPTFQGSHNPSEAQAWLNEIKKAFEVVPCIEEQKVAFDAHLLKGGAEYWWRSAKTYLQTQGTHMNWEHFEVAFLDKYYPKSSRRQKELEFVHLQQGDMSVAEYVVKFEELPGHMAPFCPIRQKQADSNPNKSNTGRVFALSAKKGMNHNLITDTGFINEIPLIVMFDTGASHSFISSDFVLQHNLPVLEMPYTLIVSIASKNSIETSLVCHQCQITLFDRVFPINLVYLPLKGLDIILGMDWMSDHSVTLIFHGRKVIIPPRTPQPEETKYRSLTNSSLLFQCLTNGVQGVLLLLPSNSGSEMNLSNIPVVSEFEDVFPEDVTSFPLEREVEFSIDLVPGTGPISIAPYRMSPFELSELKNQLEDLI; from the exons ATGACTCCACCATCCACTGCTGAACCATGGGAAAAGGTTATGGAAGCTATTCAAATGCAAGCAACGGCTACCCATAATCTGGTACAACAAATGGCAATGCAAAGAGATAACACTGCAAATGCCAACAGGgtgttttatgattttcttaagTTGCAGCCTCCAACATTCCAGGGTAGCCACAATCCCTCAGAGGCTCAAGCCTGGTTGAATGAGATTAAAAAGGCATTTGAAGTAGTGCCTTGTATTGAAGAACAAAAAGTGGCATTTGATGCCCATCTACTAAAGGGTGGGGCAGAgtattggtggaggagtgcaaagACTTATCTTCAGACTCAAGGAACCCATATGAATTGGGAACACTTTGAGGTGGCCTTTTTAGACAAGTATTATCCAAAAAGTTCCAGAAGACAAAAAGAGTTGGAGTTTGTGCACCTCCAACAAGGAGACATGTCTGTTGCAGAGTATGTTGTTAAGTTTGAAGAATTG CCTGGTCATATGGCTCCCTTTTGCCCAATACGCCAAAAACAAGCAGATTCCAACCCAAACAAGTCTAACACTGGAAGGGTCTTTGCTCTCAGTGCAAAGAAAGGTATGAATCATAATCTAATAACTGACACTGGATTCATAAATGAAATTCCTTTAATTGTCATGTTTGACACTGGTGCATCCCATTCTTTTATCTcctctgattttgttttgcaacATAATCTTCCTGTACTTGAAATGCCTTATACCTTAATTGTAAGCATTGCATCTAAGAATTCAATAGAGACCTCCTTAGTATGTCACCAGTGTCAAATCACTCTGTTTGATAGAGTTTTTCCAATAAACCTAGTCTATTTGCCCCTTAAGGGCTTGGACATCATATTAGGAATGGATTGGATGTCTGATCATTCAGTAACTTTGATTTTCCATGGTAGGAAAGTCATAATTCctccaagaactccccaaccAGAGGAAACCAAATACCGCTCCTTGACCAACAGTTCCCTACTCTTCCAATGTCTGACCAATGGGGTTCAAGGCGTATTATTATTACTACCCTCTAACTCAGGGTCTGAAATGAATTTGTCCAATATTCCTGTAGTTAGTGAGTTTGAGGATGTCTTTCCAGAGGATGTGACATCTTTTCCTCTTGAAAGAGAAGTAGAGTTCTCAATAGATTTGGTCCCTGGAACAGGACCAATCTCCATTGCCCCTTACAGGATGTCCCCGTTTGAATTGAGTGAGTTGAAAAACCAATTAGAGGACTTGATATAA